Proteins from one Anopheles nili chromosome 2, idAnoNiliSN_F5_01, whole genome shotgun sequence genomic window:
- the LOC128728675 gene encoding zinc finger protein jing homolog, with product MAPHTQTAGAVGGITIKQPFQAHHQWPWTSTNGAGNNATTNAGNNSSTVGANSVGMAGNNGSSLSSSNGTSSSNGGTSGTTSVAHQTGAGSLNGSGTVVSSVEQQNVSNITAFTTVQSHGGSASIGGNIPSTTTTTSSSTTTNGQSIALAAAAALLRVTPGGGSTAGIAVSPSNKLKRLQPTSATATASTAATAPQPPPTPTTTGVQTDGTGKSNSSSNTSGSISAAKRARPSPDGAKIVCKSVGTNTSGPPALVAVSNSAAAQKKISQMAIVAASGQGSTGTPGTTTTMVMKTTGSGSGTMTTLPTTALLTGASTLPTDPAKGNKITGYFKSQTKTPNSFPAMKKNIKTITGRAITMQQQKKQLLSGSTTTLTEGSSDQTTGNSNIATASVMKAPAPFSGADLQKYLELFQQQQQQQTLGKSLPNGASVSSSTTSALEAVAVATLAASEAAALAATNNALVAAAPGPAAKKVERKTARIAPTVSATRKISHSVQSGIGVGGASAAQAKKPINIAPRTTTVSTTSVYQQTIVAAAPTNSNNTASVHQTTTTTTQKTEQQQHQAMLLGKGQSAVANPPVLLTAIRLPGSAVQQPPHSVATSQHSSAVAATQYKTILPQSQTSTSSTSTSGAPKLTPAKLATAVPATVASTAAMAAPTAAVFQFHHQLTGGAGTTATAGPAQMPNLVQISNLLPLAAQQQGKLTGAGSLTLATAASASAIHQQSPSVTASAAAAAFASALGAGPQTAVTAANHLLVNANGGGLVRGGAGGTTMTTAPTPQLVMNATFIKIHQIQQQQQAAAAAAQQAAAQQQLLAATANSVANATTQQQQSFTMEASAMNMNFSGMFASKPTTTVVPYSCQPTAGRPAATYQPSSGATTLYPSPINPFAAAQQQHQHSQQQLIMTPTGGIFVNAAAIPAMISSQLSAAFTQATANIPALHPLQPPTSLPAVSTATSAGQLPNITAIIQQSSGSAAAVSNNANPQQQQQQQQQQQQQQHHHSLALANISPAILSNLQVAAAALASSSSINSTNSARLGPAVVTPVSSAPQFVPISATGHFGAGATLFTAAPMTSVHQHQQQLQQQQQHHHHLHQPPNVSAAMQSLSPPPLVATVPTFTTTGKPIVNAVLNGVAQTLTSSTASATAMLGGEPPGLVPVQHPKPAGTGVVPLPKLVRASSLTTRTNGSTQTAAILSPVASSSPPALNPLTLDCGSSNDSGIVANSSDSEDKSLTIDLCSPGSPSDASSAKKSERGDEDEEDEDDEDDREHHHQHVRPHVRPVRQHHHRKPLSRSPPLSSSEDSEDQLIVDTDAPRSVPSSDGITLTPPVATTVSSYPPPLRLLSDVAVAAAEAEAALHQRLQTPVTNHQGSTTSSAVLELIRQKHEQQQQPPEQQKLAEQKQVPPTPSPPMELDEDTTSSTHKDLPRDGQPVQRQKSVTSSLSSSSSLVAVDLQEDYIAAATPQSSSSSDGTGAQQGEQKSQGQSPAESRQSNSSPTSSSSASSSSFEQSHLSPPSIDTELLTVVAPDTACAKSPILSQPKTIRFPAPSGTAPHHNFGRKGFRRSGDGRLYGVCYWRDCNSKFDSSSQLLDHLQLAHVNTQKDPPYSCLWDGCKVHNKECTKFNWLEKHVLSHACSKPHKCIVAGCGMRFASQPTLLKHVNSHFASADSNGSNKRSTDPPVPKILRKTGKKLRYRRQPWSARRFDFFDSGIMEGLQHRLIRLAAIASGPGGAITFRGLQLARRHVDADKTEVLIRWYPEDIIPDEWLPANPVGEKFLKHVSIHHLSMAQRNNLSDYLKHDRLNPMATAIVNPFAALHDRPLEQQSTASASGSNSNLSSISCSSNSSINSTSGNWSSFSASSTSLNVPFNSRTAPKQQRKPPKKFTAGSNGCSVTSGTTERSGVSSLFSTSLTSLSGGGMANSTVTTKSSIGESSRDGSCSSMQLSCSSSSSSTVSFARSASSSAAAKPASSGLAKVTSTSFS from the exons ATggcaccacacacacagactGCCGGTGCAGTAGGCGGTATTACGATAAAGCAACCGTTTCAAGCGCACCATCAGTGGCCATGGACCAGTACGAACGGTGCCGGGAACAACGCCACAACGAACGCCgggaacaacagcagcaccgtcGGCGCTAATTCTGTCGGCATGGCGGGAAATAACGGCAGTAGTTTAAGTAGCAGTAATGGGACGAGTAGTAGTAATGGTGGGACCAGTGGTACCACTTCGGTAGCTCATCAAACAGGAGCTGGATCCTTGAATGGTAGTGGAACCGTCGTATCGTCGGTGGAGCAACAAAACGTCTCAAACATCACTGCCTTTACAACGGTGCAATCACACGGAGGATCTGCTAGCATTGGTGGAAACATCCCTTcgacgaccaccaccaccagctccagcACCACTACCAATGGCCAAAGCATTGCCTTGGCAGCTGCAGCCGCCCTGTTGCGAGTCACTCCCGGCGGTGGTTCAACCGCCGGCATCGCCGTGAGTCCTTCGAACAAACTGAAACGCTTACAGCCAACGtcggcgacggcgacggcatCTACGGCGGCAACCGCACCACAAccgccacccacccccaccacaaCCGGTGTTCAGACGGACGGAACTGGAAAaagcaatagcagcagcaatacTAGCGGTAGCATCAGCGCCGCCAAGCGCGCCCGTCCGAGTCCGGATGGGGCGAAGATCGTGTGCAAATCGGTCGGAACGAATACGAGCGGGCCACCAGCGCTTGTTGCGGTCAGCAACTCAGCTGCTGCCCAGAAGAAGATCTCGCAAATGGCCATCGTAGCGGCCAGTGGACAAGGGAGTACTGGAACGCCCGGAACCACCACTACGATGGTGATGAAGACGACTGGCAGTGGAAGCGGAACCATGACGACTTTGCCAACAACCGCGCTGTTGACAGGGGCATCCACTCTACCGACAGATCCTGCgaagggaaacaaaatcaCTGGCTACTTTAAGTCGCAGACGAAAACCCCCAACAGCTTTCCcgcgatgaagaaaaacattaaaaccATCACCGGGCGGGCGATTacgatgcagcagcaaaagaagcagcTGTTGAGTGGCAGCACGACTACCCTAACGGAAGGTAGTTCGGATCAAACGACCGGAAACAGTAACATCGCTACAGCATCAGTCATGAAGGCCCCGGCGCCTTTTTCCGGGGCAGATCTGCAGAAGTATCTGGAGttgttccagcagcagcagcagcaacaaacgtTGGGGAAAAGTCTCCCTAACGGTGCTAGTGTCTCTTCATCGACAACATCAGCCCTGGAAGCGGTTGCGGTGGCAACCCTAGCCGCGTCGGAGGCTGCTGCTTTAGCGGCCACTAATAACGCTCTCGTTGCAGCCGCTCCAGGACCTGCCGCGAAGAAGGTGGAACGTAAAACAGCCCGCATAGCACCGACCGTATCGGCAACCCGTAAAATCAGCCACTCGGTGCAAAGTGGCATCGGTGTTGGAGGAGCAAGCGCAGCGCAAGCGAAGAAACCCATCAACATCGCGCCAAGGACGACAACCGTCAGTACGACATCCGTCTACCAGCAAACGATCGTTGCGGCGGCACCaacgaacagcaacaacactgCCAGTGTGCAccaaacgacaacgacgacgacgcagaAGActgaacagcagcagcaccaagcCATGCTGCTGGGCAAAGGACAATCGGCGGTGGCCAATCCGCCCGTCCTGCTCACTGCCATACGACTGCCGGGGTCGGCAGTTCAGCAGCCACCCCACTCCGTGGCCACCTCGCAGCACTCGTCCGCGGTGGCCGCAACTCAGTACAAGACGATTCTGCCCCAGTCGCAAACGAGCACATCCTCGACCTCAACCAGCGGCGCACCGAAGCTAACACCGGCGAAGTTAGCAACTGCTGTTCCGGCGACTGTCGCCAGCACGGCGGCAATGGCCGCACCGACAGCGGCCGTTTTTCAGTTTCACCACCAGCTGACGGGTGGGGCAGGGACAACGGCAACGGCCGGGCCCGCACAGATGCCAAATCTTGTGCAGATCTCGAACCTGCTCCCGTTGGCGGCCCAGCAACAGGGTAAGCTGACCGGTGCGGGTTCTCTGACCCTGGCCACGGCAGCGAGCGCATCCGCCATCCACCAGCAATCCCCGTCGGTGACAGCTTCAGCCGCAGCGGCGGCTTTTGCGTCTGCACTTGGTGCTGGGCCGCAGACGGCGGTTACGGCCGCTAATCACCTGCTAGTCAACGCGAATGGCGGTGGGTTGGTTCGTGGAGGTGCCGGTGGGACTACCATGACCACTGCTCCAACGCCACAGCTCGTCATGAATGCCACCTTCATTAAGATCCATCaaatccagcagcaacagcaagcagctgctgctgcagcacaacAAGCAGCAGCTCAGCAACAGTTGCTAGCTGCTACTGCCAATTCAGTTGCGAATGCGAcaacccaacagcagcaaagcTTCACGATGGAAGCGTCGGCGATGAATATGAACTTTAGCGGGATGTTTGCATCAAAACCGACGACTACGGTTGTACCGTACTCCTGCCAACCGACAGCAGGACGTCCGGCTGCTACCTACCAACCATCGAGTGGCGCAACAACACTTTATCCCTCACCAATCAACCCATTCGCTGCggctcagcaacagcatcaacactcccagcagcagctgattATGACCCCGACCGGGGGGATCTTCGTGAATGCGGCCGCCATTCCGGCGATGATTAGCTCGCAGCTGAGTGCGGCTTTCACGCAGGCAACGGCCAACATCCCGGCGTTACATCCGCTACAACCGCCAACGTCGCTTCCAGCCGTCAGTACGGCCACCAGCGCCGGACAGTTACCAAATATCACAGCTATCATCCAACAGAGCAGTGGCAGTGCGGCAGCCGTCAGCAACAATGCCAacccacagcaacagcaacagcagcagcagcagcagcaacaacagcagcatcatcattcgCTGGCGTTGGCAAACATTTCTCCTGCGATTCTTTCCAATTTGCAGGTGGCTGCAGCGGCTCTCGCATCATCCTCCTCCATTAACAGCACGAACTCGGCACGCCTTGGTCCGGCGGTGGTGACTCCCGTCTCCTCGGCACCACAGTTCGTTCCGATCTCCGCCACTGGCCATTTCGGTGCTGGTGCTACGCTCTTCACAGCAGCTCCGATGACTTCAGTCcaccagcatcaacagcagctgcagcaacaacagcagcatcatcatcatcttcatcaaccACCGAACGTTTCAGCGGCCATGCAATCGCTCTCTCCGCCACCCTTGGTCGCCACCGTACCaaccttcaccaccaccggcaaaccGATCGTGAACGCTGTCCTTAACGGTGTCGCACAAACACTCACTTCCTCGACGGCGTCCGCAACGGCCATGCTCGGTGGTGAACCACCGGGTTTGGTCCCAGTACAGCATCCGAAGCCAGCAGGAACAGGGGTAGTGCCACTTCCCAAGCTGGTCCGTGCGTCCTCGCTTACAACCCGCACGAACGGTTCGACACAAACGGCCGCCATCTTGTCTCCGGTTGCGTCCTCTTCACCGCCGGCACTCAACCCGCTTACGCTGGACTGTGGCAGCAGCAACGACAGTGGCATTGTGGCCAACTCGAGCGACAGTGAGGACAAATCGCTCACGATCGATCTCTGCTCGCCGGGTTCGCCTTCCGATGCGTCTTCCGCGAAGAAGAGCGAACGTGGGGATGAGGATGAAGAGGACGAGGATGATGAAGACGATCGCgaacatcaccatcagcatgTCCGGCCACATGTCCGGCCGGTCCGTCAGCACCACCATCGTAAGCCGTTATCCCGATCTCCTCCGCTTTCGTCTTCCGAGGATTCCGAGGATCAGCTGATCGTCGACACTGATGCTCCTCGGTCTGTTCCGAGTTCCGATGGCATTACGTTAACGCCACCGGTGGCGACGACCGTGTCATCATATCCGCCACCGTTACGGCTTCTCTCGGATGTGGCGGTTGCTGCGGCCGAAGCTGAGGCAGCCCTCCACCAGCGGCTGCAGACTCCAGTGACCAATCATCAGGGATCTACCACGAGCAGCGCGGTTTTGGAGCTGATCCGACAGAAGcacgaacagcaacaacagccaccGGAGCAGCAGAAACTTGCGGAACAGAAGCAGGTTCCACCGACGCCATCTCCACCGATGGAGCTGGATGAGGACACTACTTCATCTACGCACAAAGATCTCCCGCGAGATGGCCAGCCGGTGCAACGGCAAAAATCCGTCACCTCATCgttgtcctcgtcgtcctcgttggTTGCGGTGGATCTGCAGGAAGATTACATTGCTGCAGCAACCCCGCAAAGTAGCAGCTCCTCGGACGGAACAGGAGCGCAACAGGGAGAACAGAAGTCGCAGGGCCAATCACCCGCTGAATCGCGCCAATCCAACTCATCTCCCACCTCCTCGTCTTCCGCGTCATCGTCCTCTTTCGAGCAGTCCCATTTGTCACCGCCGAGCATCGACACGGAGCTGCTGACGGTTGTCGCACCGGATACAGCTTGTGCCAAGAGTCCTATCCTGTCGCAACCCAAAACGATCCGCTTCCCTGCACCATCCGGTACGGCACCGCATCATAACTTCGGTCGCAAGGGTTTCCGCCGATCGGGCGATGGCCGGCTGTACGGTGTTTGTTACTGGCGCGATTGCAACAGCAAGTTCGACAGCAGCTCCCAGCTGCTCGATCACCTCCAGCTCGCCCACGTGAACACCCAGAAGGACCCGCCGTACTCGTGCCTCTGGGACGGGTGCAAGGTGCACAACAAGGAGTGCACCAAATTCAATTGGCTCGAGAAGCACGTCCTTTCGCATGCCTGCAGCAAACCGCACAAGTGCATCGTTGCCGGGTGCGGAATGCGTTTCGCTTCACAG CCTACGCTGCTCAAGCACGTCAACAGTCATTTCGCGAGTGCGGACAGCAACGGTTCCAACAAACGATCGACTGATCCGCCCGTTCCGAAGATCCTCAGGAAGACaggcaaaaagttgcgctatCGTCGTCAACCGTGGTCAG CTCGTCGGTTTGATTTCTTCGACTCCGGCATCATGGAAGGATTGCAACACCGTTTGATACGACTAGCCGCCATCGCTAGCGGACCGGGTGGAGCGATTACATTCCGTGGGCTGCAGCTCGCCCGTCGTCACGTTGATGCCGATAAAACGGAAGTGCTCATTCGATGGTACCCCGAGGACAT CATACCGGACGAATGGTTACCGGCGAACCCCGTGGGCGAGAAATTCCTAAAGCACGTCAGCATTCACCATCTGTCCATGGCGCAGCGAAACAACCTGTCCGACTATCTGAAGCACGATCGGCTCAATCCCATGGCGACGGCGATTGTCAATCCTTTTGCTGCGCTGCATGACCGACCCCTCGAGCAGCAGTCGACCGCGAGTGCCAGTGGAAGTAATTCCAACCTCAGCAGtatcagctgcagcagcaacagtagcatCAACAGCACCAGTGGCAACTGGTCTAGCTTCAGTGCCAGCTCAACGAGTTTGAATGTGCCGTTTAACAGCCGTACGGCACCGAAGCAACAGCGAAAACCGCCCAAGAAATTCACCGCAGGTTCGAACGGTTGCTCTGTCACGTCGGGCACGACTGAACGGTCAGGAGTATCGTCCCTTTTCTCCACCTCGTTGACGTCGCTCTCCGGTGGCGGCATGGCTAACAGCACCGTTACTACTAAATCATCCATCGGCGAGAGCAGTAGGGACGGAAGCTGCAGCTCAATGCAACTCTCATGTTcgtcttcctcctcttccacGGTGTCGTTCGCGAGATCGGCTTCATCTTCTGCTGCCGCGAAGCCGGCTTCATCGGGTCTGGCTAAAGTGACATCTACATCCTTTTCCTGA
- the LOC128728686 gene encoding NF-kappa-B-repressing factor-like codes for MAGGNKKSKVKLPVSKTKQKKVVKKWKKDTDAAKGVKKRVSAVASSENSSPAQKTTPKPMVFVTPQTQGSSESENDSDSPEQPAVQNLPRLEPVPTNIPDPQLEPRKVKLLKPLIGYIYNGEQLSLKQSFEQAGILLEPDYDEKTHVFRFLVDTKEMCRAVGEKNEAHSIAREKLVQIVRYYCYIVKRVKEYHTRRKIFYTRPPKAAIQAQKDSKKIQEENIGFQMLQKQGWNPGTALGTSTEGILEPITAKKRKGKTGLGSENADVSDGTPTEKVKIPLEAFFLLLKQYAGVNALYDLVFSSQFTKPQVAKLINFAKSLKLQPQMIGNKKKKLVVSRPLTIKQIKEGVMKGHSDLCAKYVVIPPAAGIPAKDLAV; via the exons ATGGCGGGAGGCAATAAAAAGAGCAAAGTTAAACTACCCGTGTCGAAaaccaaacagaaaaaagtggtaaagaaatggaaaaaggatacagATGCTGCTAAAGGTGTTAAAAAGCGCGTATCAGCGGTCGCGAGCTCCGAAAACAGTTCACCTGCACAGAAGACAACTCCTAAGCCGATGGTGTTTGTTACACCTCAAACACAAGGATCCTCGGAGAGTGAAAACGATTCGGATTCGCCTGAGCAGCCAGCAGTGCAGAATTTGCCCCGGCTAGAACCAGTACCGACGAACATTCCCGATCCGCAGCTGGAACCGCGGAAAGTGAAACTTCTTAAACCGCTGATCGGTTACATATACAACGGCGAGCAGCTGTCTCTAAAGCAGAGCTTCGAACAGGCAGGGATACTGCTGGAACCGGACTACGATGAAAAGACACACGTCTTTCGCTTCCTGGTCGACACGAAGGAGATGTGCCGTGCTGTCGGAGAGAAGAACGAAGCGCACTCGATAGCCAGGGAAAAGCTGGTGCAGATCGTCCGTTACTACTGCTACATAGTGAAG cGAGTAAAGGAGTATCACACGCGTaggaaaattttctacacacgACCTCCAAAGGCGGCGATTCAGGCCCAAAAAGATTCAAAGAAAATTCAAGAAGAAAACATCGGTTTCCAGATGCTACAAAAACAGGGCTGGAATCCGGGCACCGCGCTCGGAACCTCGACCGAAGGTATCCTCGAGCCGATCACAGCCAAGAAACGCAAAGGCAAAACTGGCCTTGGCTCAGAAAACGCCGATGTTTCTGACGGAACGCCAACGGAGAAGGTGAAGATCCCGCTAGAGGCGTTCTTTCTGTTGCTGAAGCAGTATGCCGGTGTGAATGCGTTGTACGACCTGGTGTTCAGTTCGCAGTTCACGAAGCCGCAGGTGGCTAAATTGATAAA tTTCGCCAAATCGCTGAAGCTTCAACCACAGATGATtggaaacaagaagaaaaaactcgTCGTGAGCCGCCCGCTgacaatcaaacaaatcaaggAAGGCGTTATGAAGGGACATTCGGATCTGTGCGCAAAATATGTTGTGATACCACCTGCAGCTGGTATTCCCGCAAAAGACTTGGCGGTGTGA
- the LOC128730329 gene encoding heat shock protein 75 kDa, mitochondrial, whose amino-acid sequence MSVVHGLLRAGKLVRPTFSLARCMLPGLNHVPTVPVSFTSGQPTLLSWSHQWAHLSPRTLSTKAAEEGYHSIIRDQEKAVGSSDKHEFQAETRMLLDIVARSLYSDKEVFVRELVSNASDALEKFRFLIQSSSDSSGTDEFVEADRSLEIHIGTNKQDRLLTIQDTGIGMTREELVANLGTIARSGSKHFIEQLKESGRGAQENVQNIIGQFGVGFYSAFMVADRVDVYTRSSRAGAPGLKWSSDGSGTFEIQEAENVAIGTKIVIHLKADCREFSDEDRIREVIRRYSNFVGSPIFLNGKQANQIQPIWLMEPKQVTPEQHNEFYRFVGNTFDTPRFTLHYKTDVPLSIRALLYFPEGKPGLFEMSRDADSGVALYTRKVLIQSKTENLLPKWLRFLKGVVDSEDIPLNLSRELLQNSALIRKLRTALTNRTLRFLHDRSQKEPESYDKFYKDYGLFLKEGIVTSQEQQEKEEIAKLLRFETSKEPNRTVSLPEYCQRQAEGQKDIYYLAAPNRTLAEASPYFESLKKRGIEVLFCYEAYDELVLMQLGMYLGKNLVSVEKEMRRSDTSTDGADADGLLEGSLLKTQIDELLPWLKQRLTGKVSNVKTTGKLDSHPCVVTVEEMAAARHFIKTQSHNISEENRYALLQPQFEINPKHPIIKKLHKLTASDPELAELLAKQLFSNAMVGAGLVDDPRMLLTSMNDLLQKVLDKH is encoded by the exons ATGAGCGTTGTTCACGGACTCCTTCGGGCGGGCAAACTCGTACGGCCAACCTTTTCGCTTGCTAGATGCATGCTTCCGGGCTTGAATCATGTGCCAACGGTCCCGGTCAGCTTCACTTCCG GCCAACCAACCCTTTTGAGCTGGTCTCATCAATGGGCACATCTCTCTCCACGAACGTTGAGTACAAAGGCAGCCGAGGAAGGATATCATTCCATCATTCGCGACCAGGAGAAGGCAGTTGGATCGAGCGATAAACACGAATTCCAGGCGGAAACGCGCATGCTGCTAGACATTGTAGCACGTTCGCTCTACTCCGACAAGGAAGTGTTCGTGCGAGAACTCGTATCAAATGCTAGCGATGCACTGGAAAAGTTCCGTTTCCTCATCCAATCGTCCTCCGATAGTAGCGGAACGGACGAGTTTGTCGAGGCAGATCGGTCGCTCGAAATTCACATCGGCACAAATAAACAGGACCGTCTGCTGACGATTCAAGACACTGGCATCGGCATGACACGCGAAGAGCTTGTGGCCAATCTAGGAACGATTGCCCGATCCGGCTCGAAGCATTTCATCGAGCAGCTGAAGGAGAGCGGCCGGGGCGCGCAGGAAAACGTGCAGAATATAATTGGCCAGTTCGGGGTTGGGTTTTACTCCGCCTTCATGGTAGCTGATCGAGTCGATGTATACACGCGATCGTCACGAGCCGGTGCACCCGGATTAAAGTGGTCGTCGGATGGCTCCGGTACATTCGAAATTCAGGAAGCCGAAAATGTGGCCATCGGGACAAAGATCGTTATCCATCTGAAAGCCGATTGTCGTGAGTTTTCGGACGAGGACCGCATCCGCGAGGTGATCCGCCGGTACAGCAATTTCGTGGGCAGCCCCATCTTCCTGAATGGCAAACAAGCCAACCAGATTCAACCGATCTGGCTGATGGAACCGAAACAAGTGACGCCAGAACAACACAATGAGTTTTACCGGTTCGTGGGTAACACTTTCGACACCCCGCGGTTCACGCTGCACTACAAAACGGACGTGCCACTGAGCATCCGGGCTTTGCTGTACTTCCCCGAGGGCAAACCGGGTCTGTTCGAGATGTCACGGGACGCAGACAGCGGTGTGGCGCTCTATACGCGTAAGGTGCTCATTCAATCGAAGACGGAGAATCTGCTACCAAAATGGTTGCGCTTCCTGAAGGGCGTCGTCGACTCCGAGGACATTCCGCTCAATCTGAGTCGCGAGCTGCTGCAGAACAGTGCGTTGATCCGGAAACTACGCACTGCCTTGACAAACCGCACGCTTCGATTCCTGCACGATCGTTCGCAAAAAGAACCCGAGAGCTACGACAAATTCTACAAAGACTATGGCCTATTCCTGAAGGAAGGCATCGTAACGAGCCAGGAGCAGCAAGAAAAGGAGGAGATTGCGAAACTCTTGCGTTTTGAGACGAGTAAAGAGCCCAACCGTACCGTCTCGTTGCCTGAGTACTGCCAGCGCCAGGCGGAAGGCCAGAAAGACATTTACTATCTAGCAGCACCTAACCGTACGCTCGCCGAAGCATCACCGTATTTTGAGTCGCTTAAAAAGCGAGGCATTGAGGTGCTATTCTGTTACGAAGCGTACGATGAGCTCGTCCTTATGCAGCTCGGCATGTATCTTGGCAAAAATCTTGTCTCGGTTGAAAAAGAGATGCGCCGTTCCGACACATCAACCGATGGTGCGGATGCGGATGGTTTGCTCGAGGGTTCACTGTTGAAGACACAAATCGATGAGTTGTTGCCGTGGCTAAAGCAGCGGCTCACCGGAAAGGTGTCCAACGTAAAAACCACCGGCAAGCTGGATAGCCATCCATGTGTAGTGACAGTAGAGGAGATGGCTGCCGCCCGTCATTTCATCAAGACGCAAAGTCACAACATTAGCGAGGAAAATCGATACGCTCTGTTGCAGCCGCAGTTTGAAATCAATCCCAA ACATCCCATCATCAAAAAACTGCACAAGTTGACGGCAAGTGACCCGGAACTAGCAGAGCTTCTGGCTAAGCAGCTGTTTTCTAATGCCATGGTTGGGGCAGGTTTGGTGGACGATCCTCGAATGCTGCTGACCAGCATGAACGATTTGCTGCAGAAGGTGCTAGATAAACACTAG
- the LOC128720717 gene encoding V-type proton ATPase 16 kDa proteolipid subunit c, which produces MALPEENPVYSPFFGVMGAAAAIIFSALGAAYGTAKSGTGIAAMSVMRPELIMKSIIPVVMAGIIAIYGLVVAVLIAGSLDEPANYTLYKGFIHLGAGLSVGFSGLAAGFAIGIVGDAGVRGTAQQPRLFVGMILILIFAEVLGLYGLIVAIYLYTK; this is translated from the exons ATGGCACTGCCGGAAGAGAACCCCGTCTACTCGCCCTTCTTCGGAGTTATGGGCGCAGCAGCTGCTATCATTTTCAGCG CCCTCGGCGCTGCCTATGGTACGGCCAAGTCCGGTACCGGTATTGCCGCCATGTCGGTGATGCGTCCGGAACTGATCATGAAGTCCATCATTCCCGTTGTCATGGCGGGTATCATTGCCATCTACGGTTTGGTCGTTGCTGTCCTCATTGCCGGATCCCTGGATGAACCAGCGAACTATACACTGTACAA GGGCTTCATTCATCTCGGCGCTGGTCTCTCGGTCGGTTTCTCAGGCTTGGCCGCTGGCTTTGCTATCGGTATCGTCGGTGATGCCGGTGTCCGTGGTACCGCTCAGCAGCCCCGACTATTCGTCGGTATGATTCTGATCCTCATTTTCGCTGAAGTGTTGGGTCTGTACGGTTTGATCGTCGCCATCTACTTGTACACGAAATAA